One window from the genome of Homo sapiens chromosome 1 genomic patch of type NOVEL, GRCh38.p14 PATCHES HSCHR1_5_CTG3 encodes:
- the HNRNPCL4 gene encoding heterogeneous nuclear ribonucleoprotein C-like 4 — MASNVTNKMDPHSMNSRVFIGNLNTLVVKKSDVEAIFSKYGKIAGCSVHKGFAFVQYDKEKNARAAVAGEDGRMIASQVVDINLAAEPKVNRGNAGVKRSAAEMYGSSFDLDYNLQRDYYGGMYSFPARVPPPPPIALAVVPSKRQRISGNTSRRGKSGFNSKSGKRGSSKSGKLKGDDLQAIKQELTQIKQKVDSLLENLEKIEKEHCKQGVEVKNAKSEEEQTSSSSKKDKTHVKMESEGGADDSVEEGDLLCDDDNEDQGDNQLELIKDDEKGAEEGEDDRDRANGQDDS, encoded by the coding sequence ATGGCCAGCAACGTTACCAACAAGATGGATCCTCACTCCATGAACTCCCGTGTGTTCATTGGGAATCTCAACACTCTTGTTGTCAAGAAATCGGATGTGGAGGCGATCTTTTCCAAGTATGGCAAAATTGCGGGCTGCTCTGTTCATAAGGGCTTTGCCTTCGTTCAATATGATAAGGAGAAAAATGCCCGGGCTGCTGTAGCAGGAGAGGATGGCAGAATGATTGCTAGCCAGGTTGTAGATATTAACCTGGCTGCAGAGCCAAAAGTGAACCGAGGAAACGCAGGTGTGAAACGATCAGCAGCAGAGATGTACGGCTCCTCTTTTGACTTGGACTATAACCTGCAACGGGATTATTATGGTGGGATGTACAGTTTCCCAGCACGtgtacctcctcctcctcccattgCTCTGGCTGTAGTGCCCTCGAAACGCCAGCGCATATCAGGAAACACCTCACGAAGGGGCAAAAGTGGCTTCAATTCTAAGAGTGGAAAGCGGGGATCTTCCAAGTCTGGAAAGCTGAAAGGAGATGACCTTCAGGCCATTAAGCAGGAGTTGACCCAGATAAAACAGAAAGTGGATTCTCTCCTGGAAAACctggaaaaaattgaaaaggaacatTGCAAGCAAGGAGTAGAGGTAAAGAATGCTAAGTCTGAAGAGGAGCAGACCAGCAGCTCCTCGAAGAAGGATAAGACTCACGTGAAGATGGAGTCTGAGGGGGGTGCAGATGACTCTGTTGAGGAGGGGGACCTACTgtgtgatgatgataatgaagaTCAGGGGGACAACCAGCTGGAGTTGATCAAGGATGATGAAaaaggggctgaggaaggagaggatgacaGAGACAGGGCGAATGGCCAGGATGACTCTTAA